The following are encoded in a window of Haloarcula laminariae genomic DNA:
- a CDS encoding metallophosphoesterase, which translates to MRVEPVPGVPAATVDTDGERLLALADYHAGIEAGLQYEGVELRSAASERRTRLVAALDRTDADRLVVVGDLGHAIGSPFESEREELEALFSALSVPVTLVKGNHDGEMEPALDDLDADVTVTPAHGTTVGDVGFAHGHTWPAPSVLESSVVCIGHEHPVVRLEDEVGGTRKERAWLRGKLDAGPFADHYDRSLDAAGDLVVFPAFNDRSGGTWVNVPGQEFLAPFLPDGLADAEAFLLDGTRLGDYRTV; encoded by the coding sequence ATGCGCGTCGAACCAGTTCCGGGCGTCCCCGCCGCCACCGTCGACACCGACGGCGAGCGACTGCTCGCGCTCGCGGACTACCACGCCGGTATCGAGGCCGGGCTCCAGTACGAAGGGGTGGAGCTCCGCTCGGCCGCGAGCGAGCGCCGGACGCGGTTGGTGGCCGCGCTCGACCGGACCGATGCCGACCGGCTGGTTGTCGTCGGCGACCTCGGCCACGCCATCGGCTCGCCCTTCGAGAGCGAGCGCGAGGAACTCGAAGCGCTGTTCTCGGCTCTGTCCGTCCCAGTTACCCTCGTGAAAGGGAACCACGACGGTGAGATGGAGCCGGCGCTCGATGACCTGGACGCGGACGTGACCGTCACGCCCGCTCACGGGACCACCGTCGGCGACGTGGGCTTTGCCCACGGCCACACCTGGCCCGCGCCGTCGGTCCTCGAATCGAGCGTCGTCTGTATCGGCCACGAACACCCGGTGGTCCGGCTGGAGGACGAGGTCGGCGGCACGCGGAAAGAGCGGGCCTGGCTCCGGGGGAAACTCGACGCCGGACCGTTCGCGGACCACTACGACCGGTCGCTCGACGCCGCCGGCGACCTCGTCGTCTTTCCCGCGTTCAACGACCGGTCGGGCGGGACCTGGGTGAACGTCCCCGGACAGGAGTTTCTCGCGCCGTTTCTCCCGGACGGGCTGGCCGACGCGGAGGCGTTCCTCCTCGACGGCACGCGGCTGGGCGACTACCGGACTGTCTGA